The Clostridium sporogenes genome contains a region encoding:
- a CDS encoding N-acetylmuramoyl-L-alanine amidase, which produces MNKKKSYLALNIILIFFMIELLILPIKVQAASNISINLKAPIHEGVIEDKELNIDGEIESISKIKLAYVYIDNNNVGQAKLNELEFKENTYKTKLEYNKDISSLKDGVYNLKILAIDEQDNKEEKEISIKIKRNQEEVSDNRVNIYEEQLVENDKNIVQRNLEYDNVKISSTEKALTTVYNKATISNLEVSLNGTVVTNGKLEQGKTYTIKGNGNSANGVLYQFWIKDPYTQVWQMIRDYGTGNSMNWTPTRTGKYLVGIHVKDKNSKERLDDHKYVEYNVEQNSSKATISNLEVSLNGTVVTNGKLEQGKTYTIKGNGNSANGVLYQFWIKDPYTQVWQMIRDYGTGNSMNWTPTRTGKYLVGIHVKDKNSKERLDDHKYVEYNVEQNSSKATISNLEVSLNGTIVTNGKLEQGKTYTIKGNGNSSNGVLYQFWIKDPYTQVWQMIRDYGTGNSMNWTPTRTGKYLVGIHVKDKNSKERLDDHKYVEYNVEQSSSKATISNLEVSLNGTVVANGNLEQGKTYTIKGNGNSANGVLYQFWIKDPYTQVWQMIRDYGTGNSMNWTPTRTGKYLVGIHVKDKNSKERLDDHKYVEYNVEQNSSKATISNLEVSLNGVLVINGKLEQGKTYTIKGNGNSANGVLYQFWIKDPYTQVWQMIRDYGTGNSMNWTPTRTGKYLVGIHVKDKNSKERLDDHKYLEYNVEQSSSKATISNLEVSLNGVLVTNGNLEQGKTYAIKGNGNSANGVLYQFWIKDPYTQVWQMIRDYGTGNSVNWAPTRTGQYLVGIHVKDKYSKEKLDDHKYVEYNVAASNKRTIVIDAGHGGYDSGAVGPTGIKEKDVTLKVALKVGKILENNGIRVIYTRTSDNVSWPSNESQDLAARVAIANNNNTDLFVSIHANSFNGSAHGTETYYYDGSAKGKEAATAVQKELINSIGLYDRGVKTAGYYVLRNTISPSILVELGFIDNRNEEVLLNSDWFQQKCAEAIAKGIIGTSFI; this is translated from the coding sequence ATAAATAAAAAAAAGAGTTATTTAGCTTTAAATATCATTTTAATTTTTTTTATGATTGAATTATTAATATTGCCTATAAAGGTACAAGCTGCATCCAATATAAGTATTAACTTGAAAGCACCAATACATGAAGGTGTAATAGAGGATAAAGAGTTAAATATTGATGGAGAAATAGAATCTATTTCAAAGATAAAATTAGCATATGTATATATAGATAACAACAATGTAGGACAAGCCAAGTTAAATGAATTAGAATTTAAAGAAAATACATATAAAACTAAATTAGAATATAATAAAGATATTTCTTCTTTGAAAGATGGAGTATATAATTTGAAGATTTTGGCTATAGATGAGCAAGATAACAAAGAGGAAAAAGAAATTAGTATAAAAATAAAAAGAAATCAAGAAGAAGTTTCGGATAATAGAGTAAATATATATGAAGAACAATTAGTAGAAAATGATAAAAATATTGTACAAAGAAATTTAGAATACGATAATGTAAAGATAAGTAGCACAGAAAAAGCTTTAACAACTGTATATAATAAAGCAACTATTAGTAATTTAGAAGTAAGTTTAAATGGAACTGTAGTAACAAATGGTAAACTAGAACAGGGTAAAACATATACCATAAAAGGTAATGGAAATAGTGCTAATGGAGTTTTATATCAGTTCTGGATAAAGGATCCTTACACTCAAGTATGGCAAATGATAAGGGATTACGGTACAGGAAATAGTATGAATTGGACCCCAACTAGGACTGGAAAATACCTAGTAGGTATACATGTAAAGGATAAGAATAGTAAAGAAAGATTAGATGACCATAAATATGTAGAATATAATGTAGAACAAAATAGCTCTAAAGCAACTATTAGTAATTTAGAAGTAAGTTTAAATGGAACTGTAGTAACAAATGGTAAACTAGAACAGGGTAAAACATATACCATAAAAGGTAATGGAAATAGTGCTAATGGAGTTTTATATCAGTTCTGGATAAAGGATCCTTACACTCAAGTATGGCAAATGATAAGGGACTACGGTACAGGAAATAGTATGAATTGGACTCCAACTAGGACTGGAAAATACCTAGTAGGGATACATGTAAAGGATAAGAATAGTAAGGAAAGATTAGATGACCATAAATATGTAGAATATAATGTAGAACAAAATAGCTCCAAAGCAACTATTAGTAATTTAGAAGTAAGTTTAAATGGAACTATAGTAACAAATGGTAAACTAGAGCAGGGTAAAACATATACCATAAAAGGTAATGGAAATAGTAGTAATGGAGTTTTATATCAGTTCTGGATAAAAGATCCTTACACTCAAGTATGGCAAATGATAAGGGACTACGGTACAGGAAATAGTATGAATTGGACCCCAACTAGGACTGGAAAATACCTAGTAGGGATACATGTAAAGGATAAGAATAGTAAAGAAAGATTAGATGACCATAAATATGTAGAATATAACGTAGAACAAAGCAGTTCTAAAGCAACTATTAGTAATTTAGAAGTAAGTTTAAATGGAACTGTAGTAGCAAATGGTAATTTAGAGCAAGGTAAAACATATACCATAAAAGGTAATGGAAATAGTGCTAATGGAGTTTTATATCAGTTCTGGATAAAGGATCCTTACACTCAAGTATGGCAAATGATAAGGGATTACGGTACAGGAAATAGTATGAATTGGACCCCAACTAGGACTGGAAAATACCTAGTAGGTATACATGTAAAGGATAAGAATAGTAAAGAAAGATTAGATGACCATAAATATGTAGAATATAATGTAGAACAAAATAGCTCTAAAGCAACTATTAGTAATTTAGAAGTAAGTCTAAATGGTGTTTTAGTAATAAATGGTAAACTAGAACAGGGTAAAACATATACTATAAAAGGTAATGGCAATAGTGCTAATGGAGTTTTATATCAGTTCTGGATAAAAGATCCTTACACTCAAGTATGGCAAATGATAAGGGACTATGGTACAGGAAATAGTATGAATTGGACCCCAACTAGGACTGGAAAATACCTAGTAGGTATACATGTAAAGGATAAGAATAGTAAGGAAAGATTAGATGACCATAAATATTTAGAATATAATGTAGAACAAAGTAGTTCTAAAGCAACTATTAGTAATTTAGAAGTAAGTCTAAATGGTGTTTTAGTAACAAATGGTAATTTAGAGCAAGGTAAAACATATGCCATAAAAGGTAATGGGAATAGTGCTAATGGAGTTTTATATCAGTTCTGGATAAAGGATCCTTATACTCAAGTATGGCAAATGATAAGAGACTATGGTACAGGAAACAGTGTTAATTGGGCTCCAACTAGAACAGGCCAATATTTAGTAGGAATTCATGTAAAAGATAAATATAGTAAGGAAAAATTAGATGATCATAAATATGTAGAATATAATGTTGCAGCATCTAATAAAAGAACTATAGTTATTGATGCGGGTCATGGAGGATATGATAGTGGTGCTGTAGGGCCAACTGGTATTAAAGAAAAAGATGTTACTTTAAAAGTAGCTTTAAAAGTAGGAAAAATTTTAGAGAATAACGGAATTAGAGTTATTTATACTAGAACTAGTGATAACGTATCTTGGCCTTCAAATGAATCACAGGATTTGGCTGCTAGAGTGGCTATTGCAAATAATAACAATACAGACTTGTTTGTAAGTATACATGCTAATAGTTTTAATGGATCAGCTCATGGGACAGAAACATATTACTATGACGGAAGTGCAAAGGGGAAAGAGGCAGCAACAGCGGTGCAAAAAGAACTTATAAATTCTATTGGTTTATATGACAGAGGAGTTAAAACAGCAGGATATTATGTTTTAAGAAATACTATAAGTCCATCCATATTAGTTGAGTTAGGCTTTATAGATAATAGAAACGAAGAAGTTCTTTTAAATTCTGATTGGTTTCAACAAAAATGTGCAGAAGCTATTGCTAAAGGAATAATAGGAACTAGTTTTATATAA
- a CDS encoding glucosaminidase domain-containing protein — protein sequence MIKKKYYLLPKIISLFFILFLFSIKVQAISNISINLKAPIHEGVIEDKELNIDGEIESISKIKLAYVYIDNNNVGQAKLNELEFKENTYKTKLEYNKDISSLKDGVYNLKILAIDEQDNKEEKEISIKIKRNQEEVSDNRVNIYEEQLVENDKNIVQRNLEYDNVKISSTEKALTTVYNKATISNLEVSLNGTVVTNGKLEQGKTYTIKGNGNSANGVLYQFWIKDPYTQVWQMIRDYGTGNSMNWTPTRTGKYLIGIHVKDKNSKERLDDHKYVEYNVEQNSSKATISNLEVSLNGTVVTNGKLEQGKTYTIKGNGNSANGVLYQFWIKDPYTQVWQMIRDYGTGNSMNWTPTRTGKYLVGIHVKDKNSKERLDDHKYVEYNVEQNSSKATISNLEVSLNGTVVTNGKLEQGKTYTIKGNGNSANGVLYQFWIKDPYTQVWQMIRDYGTGNSMNWTPTRTGKYLVGIHVKDKNSKERLDDHKYVEYNVEQNSSKATISNLEVSLNGTVVTNGKLEQGKTYTIKGNGNSANGVLYQFWIKDPYTQVWQMIRDYGTGNSMNWTPTRTGKYLVGIHVKDKNSKERLDDHKYVEYNVEQNSSKATISNLEVSLNGTVVTNGKLEQGKTYTIKGNGNSANGVLYQFWIKDPYTQVWQMIRDYGTGNSMNWTPTRTGKYLVGIHVKDKNSKERLDDHKYVEYNVEQSSSKATISNLEVSLNGTVVANGKLEQGKTYTIKGNGNSANGVLYQFWIKDPYTQVWQMIRDYGTGNSMNWTPIGAGKYLVGIHVKDKNSKERLDDHKYVEYNAIGSNKNYKNSYYNITLDEMINRQMANTPAYHMYIADKNIYEWRYAIIKNGKKGYSTDINGVNWIQSDQQYDYIKSRAREYIDPTNQIYDSIGQYQFLQLSYNECTTAEQLNNILKGKGVLEGKGQAFIDAGKESNVSPIYLIAHSLLETGNGTSTLAKGVVVNGKTVYNLFGINAVDSDPIGQGSKYAYEQGWFSVDLAIKGGAKWISSRYINNPIYKQDTLYKMRWNPDNPTVHQYATDIRWAYNQVSNIKKVIDQLQNVVLNFDVPVFK from the coding sequence ATGATAAAGAAAAAATATTATTTATTACCTAAAATTATTTCGCTGTTTTTTATATTATTTTTATTTTCCATAAAAGTACAAGCTATATCAAATATAAGTATTAACTTGAAAGCACCAATACATGAAGGTGTAATAGAGGATAAAGAGTTAAATATTGATGGAGAAATAGAATCTATTTCAAAGATAAAATTAGCATATGTATATATAGATAACAACAATGTAGGACAAGCTAAGTTAAATGAATTAGAATTTAAAGAAAATACATATAAAACTAAATTAGAATATAATAAAGATATTTCTTCTTTGAAAGATGGAGTATATAATTTGAAGATTTTGGCTATAGATGAGCAAGATAACAAAGAGGAAAAAGAAATTAGTATAAAAATAAAAAGAAATCAAGAAGAAGTTTCGGATAATAGAGTAAATATATATGAAGAACAATTAGTAGAAAATGATAAAAATATTGTACAAAGAAATTTAGAATACGATAATGTAAAGATAAGTAGCACAGAAAAAGCTTTAACAACTGTATATAATAAAGCAACTATTAGTAATTTAGAAGTAAGTTTAAATGGAACTGTAGTAACAAATGGTAAACTAGAGCAGGGTAAAACATATACCATAAAAGGTAATGGGAATAGTGCTAATGGAGTTTTATATCAGTTCTGGATAAAGGATCCTTACACTCAAGTATGGCAAATGATAAGGGATTACGGTACAGGAAATAGTATGAATTGGACCCCAACTAGGACTGGAAAATACCTAATAGGGATACATGTAAAGGATAAGAATAGTAAAGAAAGATTAGATGACCATAAATATGTAGAATATAATGTAGAACAAAATAGCTCCAAAGCAACTATTAGTAATTTAGAAGTAAGTTTAAATGGAACTGTAGTAACAAATGGTAAACTAGAACAGGGTAAAACTTATACCATAAAAGGTAATGGAAATAGTGCTAATGGAGTTTTATATCAGTTCTGGATAAAGGATCCTTACACTCAAGTATGGCAAATGATAAGGGACTACGGTACAGGAAATAGTATGAATTGGACTCCAACTAGGACTGGAAAATACCTAGTAGGGATACATGTAAAGGATAAGAATAGTAAAGAAAGATTAGATGACCATAAATATGTAGAATATAATGTAGAACAAAATAGCTCCAAAGCAACTATTAGTAATTTAGAAGTAAGTTTAAATGGAACTGTAGTAACAAATGGTAAACTAGAACAGGGTAAAACATATACTATAAAAGGTAATGGAAATAGTGCTAATGGAGTTTTATATCAGTTCTGGATAAAGGATCCTTATACTCAAGTATGGCAAATGATAAGGGACTACGGTACAGGAAATAGTATGAATTGGACTCCAACTAGGACTGGAAAATACCTAGTAGGTATACATGTAAAGGATAAGAATAGTAAGGAAAGATTAGATGACCATAAATATGTAGAATATAATGTAGAACAAAATAGCTCCAAAGCAACTATTAGTAATTTAGAAGTAAGTTTAAATGGAACTGTAGTAACAAATGGTAAACTAGAACAGGGTAAAACATATACTATAAAAGGTAATGGAAATAGTGCTAATGGAGTTTTATATCAGTTCTGGATAAAGGATCCTTATACTCAAGTATGGCAAATGATAAGGGACTACGGTACAGGAAATAGTATGAATTGGACCCCAACTAGGACTGGAAAATACCTAGTAGGTATACATGTAAAGGATAAGAATAGTAAGGAAAGATTAGATGACCATAAATATGTAGAATATAATGTAGAACAAAATAGCTCCAAAGCAACTATTAGTAATTTAGAAGTAAGTTTAAATGGAACTGTAGTAACAAATGGTAAACTAGAACAGGGTAAAACATATACCATAAAAGGTAATGGCAATAGTGCTAATGGAGTTTTATATCAGTTCTGGATAAAAGATCCTTACACTCAAGTATGGCAAATGATAAGGGACTACGGTACAGGAAATAGTATGAATTGGACCCCAACTAGGACTGGAAAATACCTAGTAGGGATACATGTAAAGGATAAGAATAGTAAAGAAAGATTAGATGACCATAAATATGTAGAATATAACGTAGAACAAAGCAGTTCTAAAGCAACTATTAGTAATTTAGAAGTAAGTTTAAATGGAACTGTAGTAGCAAATGGTAAACTAGAGCAAGGTAAAACATATACCATAAAAGGTAATGGAAATAGTGCTAATGGAGTTTTATATCAGTTCTGGATAAAAGATCCTTACACTCAAGTATGGCAAATGATAAGGGACTATGGTACAGGAAATAGTATGAATTGGACACCAATTGGAGCCGGAAAGTATTTAGTAGGGATTCATGTAAAGGATAAGAATAGTAAGGAAAGATTAGATGACCATAAATATGTAGAATATAATGCTATAGGATCAAATAAGAATTATAAAAACTCTTATTATAATATAACATTAGATGAAATGATAAATAGACAAATGGCTAATACACCAGCATATCATATGTATATAGCAGATAAGAATATATATGAATGGAGATATGCTATTATAAAGAATGGAAAAAAGGGATATTCAACTGATATAAATGGAGTTAATTGGATTCAGAGTGATCAACAATATGATTATATTAAATCAAGGGCTAGAGAATATATAGATCCGACTAATCAAATATATGATTCTATTGGACAATATCAATTTTTACAATTAAGTTATAACGAATGTACTACAGCAGAGCAATTAAACAATATACTTAAAGGAAAAGGTGTATTAGAAGGAAAAGGACAAGCATTCATTGATGCTGGAAAAGAAAGTAATGTAAGTCCTATATATTTAATAGCTCATTCTCTTTTAGAAACAGGAAATGGTACATCAACTTTAGCTAAGGGTGTAGTAGTAAATGGGAAAACTGTTTATAATTTATTTGGTATAAATGCTGTAGATAGCGATCCTATAGGACAAGGATCTAAATATGCTTATGAACAGGGCTGGTTTTCAGTAGATTTAGCTATCAAAGGTGGGGCTAAGTGGATTTCTTCACGATATATAAATAACCCAATTTATAAACAAGATACGTTATACAAAATGAGGTGGAATCCAGATAATCCAACAGTTCACCAATATGCTACAGATATAAGATGGGCATATAACCAAGTTTCTAATATAAAAAAAGTAATAGATCAATTACAAAATGTTGTATTAAATTTTGATGTTCCAGTCTTTAAATAG
- the galU gene encoding UTP--glucose-1-phosphate uridylyltransferase GalU, giving the protein MKVKKAIIPAAGLGTRFLPATKAQPKEMLPIVDKPTIQYIIEEAVKSGIEQILIITGRNKRAIEDHFDKSVELEKELEEKGKSEMLSTVKDISNMAEIYYIRQKEPKGLGHAINCAKTFVGNEPFAVMLGDDVVYSKEPCLKQLIKCYNEYQTTIVGVQEVLEEDVHKYGIIKGMFIENKVYKIKDLVEKPHKEEAPSNMAILGRYIISPSIFEILENTKPGKGGEIQLTDALKTLINKEAMYAYNFDGRRYDVGDKLGFLQATVEYALRRENLNVNFVKYLQQLKNNEEFTQLFKIK; this is encoded by the coding sequence ATGAAAGTTAAAAAGGCTATAATTCCTGCAGCAGGATTAGGAACAAGATTTTTGCCTGCAACTAAAGCTCAACCAAAAGAAATGCTACCTATCGTTGATAAACCAACTATACAATATATAATAGAGGAAGCTGTAAAGTCAGGTATAGAACAAATATTAATAATAACTGGAAGGAATAAAAGGGCTATAGAGGATCATTTTGATAAATCTGTAGAGTTGGAAAAGGAATTAGAGGAGAAAGGTAAATCTGAAATGCTTTCTACAGTGAAAGATATATCTAATATGGCTGAAATATATTATATAAGACAAAAAGAACCTAAAGGATTAGGTCATGCTATAAATTGTGCCAAAACCTTTGTTGGAAATGAGCCATTTGCAGTAATGCTTGGAGATGATGTAGTTTATAGTAAGGAGCCTTGTTTAAAGCAACTTATAAAATGCTATAATGAATACCAAACAACTATAGTAGGAGTACAGGAAGTTCTAGAGGAAGATGTGCATAAATATGGTATTATAAAAGGTATGTTTATAGAAAATAAAGTATATAAAATAAAGGATTTAGTAGAAAAACCTCATAAGGAGGAGGCACCATCCAATATGGCTATATTAGGAAGATATATTATAAGCCCCTCTATATTTGAAATTCTAGAAAACACAAAACCAGGTAAAGGTGGAGAAATACAGCTTACTGATGCATTAAAAACATTAATTAATAAAGAAGCCATGTATGCATATAACTTTGATGGCAGAAGATATGATGTAGGAGATAAATTAGGATTTCTTCAGGCTACTGTAGAATATGCATTAAGAAGAGAAAATTTAAATGTAAATTTCGTCAAATATCTACAACAATTGAAAAATAATGAAGAATTTACCCAATTATTTAAAATTAAATAA
- a CDS encoding tetratricopeptide repeat protein has translation MEMKSYLAEKLSKMLFLEIKKEKIFEIFKVDVDKNIYVPLKSKNLVDEIKQGEDLDNIPIIFFVEGMFFVLGADEEFKFNNEYKNMINNIPKSEDYIKGRIFEEVKRENYEDAYILLRGLLTLEESKDIYNKLILILENLKQKDKMYKEEEFNIIQRAKKIEDYEEPYLYESIIKKEDNDFKAAWYALEKYISMGGEQTTDIIEYKNSLKDILNFEEGKNLIGKDPKEALTKLIPIMNKLEDNPTVYYYVAVAYRMLENYDKAIYYLSKALEIDNGLIDAVNELAINYAALENYDISIKYLRKAFEVEKSIEICTNLIMCYLNKGDLEQVQNHIDIAKKIDPEDEILKEIEGYLSKHN, from the coding sequence ATGGAAATGAAATCATATTTAGCAGAAAAATTATCTAAAATGTTGTTTTTAGAAATAAAAAAAGAAAAAATATTTGAAATATTTAAAGTTGATGTAGATAAAAATATATATGTGCCATTAAAGTCTAAAAATTTAGTAGATGAAATAAAACAAGGAGAAGATTTAGACAACATACCTATTATTTTTTTTGTAGAAGGAATGTTTTTCGTACTAGGAGCAGACGAAGAGTTTAAATTTAATAATGAATACAAAAACATGATAAATAATATACCTAAAAGTGAAGATTATATTAAAGGTAGAATATTTGAAGAAGTGAAGAGAGAAAATTATGAAGATGCATATATATTATTAAGAGGGTTGTTAACATTAGAAGAGAGTAAAGATATTTATAATAAGTTAATATTAATATTAGAAAATTTAAAACAAAAGGATAAAATGTATAAAGAAGAAGAATTCAATATAATACAAAGAGCTAAAAAAATAGAAGATTATGAAGAACCATATTTATATGAATCTATAATAAAAAAAGAAGATAATGATTTTAAAGCAGCATGGTATGCATTGGAGAAATATATATCAATGGGTGGAGAACAAACTACAGACATTATAGAATATAAAAATTCATTAAAGGATATATTAAATTTTGAGGAAGGAAAAAATTTAATAGGTAAGGATCCTAAAGAAGCTTTAACAAAATTAATACCAATTATGAATAAATTAGAGGATAATCCAACAGTATATTATTATGTAGCAGTAGCCTATAGAATGTTGGAAAATTATGATAAAGCTATATATTATTTAAGCAAAGCATTAGAAATAGATAATGGGTTAATTGATGCAGTAAATGAATTGGCAATAAATTATGCAGCCTTAGAAAACTATGATATCTCTATAAAATATTTAAGAAAAGCCTTCGAGGTAGAAAAATCTATAGAGATATGTACTAATCTTATAATGTGTTATCTGAATAAGGGAGACTTAGAACAAGTACAAAATCATATAGACATTGCTAAAAAAATTGATCCAGAAGATGAAATATTAAAAGAAATTGAAGGTTATTTATCAAAACATAATTAA
- a CDS encoding phospho-sugar mutase, protein MNYKDAYNLWINSSFVEEKEKKELKNIEDEQEIKDRFCKDLSFGTGGIRGIVSLGTNRINKYTIAKATQGLANYLMHNFKDKPLSVAIAYDCRNDSLDFAKIASEVLCSQDIKVYIFSDMMCTPILSYAVRELKCKGGIVITASHNSKEYNGYKVYNHNGNQITDREAEKIAECIGKVEDLSSIKYMDISDAKEKDLYKFIPIEVLNKYFYNVKNLILRKDIIKNYESDFSILYTPLHGTGNVPVRRALCEIGYNNVFVVKDQERPNGNFPTVKYPNPEDHKAFYASLKEAENINPDIIIATDPDCDRVGVMVRDHSEKYVALNGNELGVILTNYILSSLEEEKKIPENSVLLKTIVTTDMVKNICKDYGVKVEEVLTGFKYIGEKIEEFKKNGQNKFIFGFEESYGYLFGDFVREKDGIISSVLICEMALYYKSQNENLCDVLRGLYDKYGYYKEKLISMEFKGEEGKNKIENIINNLRIYDLKTIFDEEILIKEDYKTGLKISMDKKEEYMNKLPKSNVLKFYLNNDTNFVVRPSGTEPKIKIYLASVDKTVEGAEMKINNLEKNIKNMINEF, encoded by the coding sequence ATGAATTATAAAGATGCTTACAATTTATGGATAAATTCTTCGTTTGTGGAAGAAAAAGAAAAAAAGGAATTAAAAAATATAGAGGATGAACAAGAGATAAAGGATAGATTCTGTAAAGATTTAAGCTTTGGAACAGGTGGAATAAGGGGGATAGTTAGTTTAGGTACAAATAGAATAAATAAATACACTATAGCTAAAGCTACACAAGGATTAGCTAATTATTTGATGCATAATTTTAAAGATAAACCTCTATCTGTTGCAATAGCTTATGATTGTAGGAATGATTCTTTAGATTTTGCTAAAATAGCTAGTGAAGTACTGTGTTCTCAGGATATAAAGGTATATATATTTAGTGATATGATGTGTACTCCTATACTATCTTATGCTGTTCGAGAACTAAAATGTAAAGGTGGAATAGTTATAACAGCATCACATAATAGTAAAGAGTATAATGGCTATAAAGTATATAATCATAATGGCAATCAAATAACAGATAGGGAAGCGGAAAAAATAGCTGAGTGTATAGGAAAAGTAGAAGATTTAAGTAGTATAAAATATATGGATATAAGTGATGCAAAAGAAAAAGATTTATACAAATTTATACCAATAGAAGTATTAAATAAATATTTTTATAATGTAAAAAATTTAATTTTAAGAAAAGATATTATAAAGAATTATGAAAGTGATTTTAGTATATTATATACACCACTACATGGAACTGGGAATGTTCCAGTAAGAAGAGCTTTATGTGAAATTGGATATAATAATGTTTTCGTGGTTAAGGATCAAGAAAGACCTAATGGAAATTTTCCAACAGTAAAATATCCTAATCCGGAAGATCATAAAGCCTTTTATGCTTCTTTAAAAGAGGCTGAAAATATAAATCCTGATATAATAATAGCTACAGATCCCGATTGTGATAGAGTAGGGGTAATGGTTAGGGATCATAGTGAAAAATATGTAGCTTTAAATGGAAATGAATTAGGAGTAATTCTTACTAACTATATATTAAGTTCTTTAGAAGAAGAAAAAAAAATACCTGAAAATTCAGTACTTTTAAAAACTATAGTAACTACGGACATGGTTAAAAATATATGTAAAGACTATGGGGTTAAAGTAGAAGAAGTTTTAACAGGTTTTAAATATATAGGAGAAAAAATAGAAGAATTTAAGAAAAATGGACAAAATAAATTTATATTTGGATTTGAGGAAAGCTATGGATATTTGTTTGGAGATTTTGTTAGAGAGAAGGATGGAATAATAAGCTCTGTATTAATATGTGAAATGGCTTTATATTATAAGAGTCAAAATGAAAATTTATGTGATGTTTTAAGAGGACTTTATGACAAATATGGATATTATAAAGAAAAATTAATATCCATGGAGTTTAAAGGAGAAGAGGGTAAAAATAAAATAGAAAATATAATCAATAATTTAAGAATTTATGATCTAAAAACTATATTTGATGAAGAAATATTAATAAAAGAAGATTATAAAACAGGTTTAAAAATAAGTATGGATAAAAAAGAAGAATATATGAATAAACTTCCTAAATCTAATGTTTTAAAATTTTATTTAAATAACGATACTAATTTTGTGGTTAGACCTTCTGGAACAGAGCCTAAAATAAAAATATATTTAGCATCAGTGGACAAAACAGTTGAAGGAGCTGAAATGAAAATAAATAATCTAGAGAAAAATATAAAGAATATGATAAATGAGTTTTAA
- a CDS encoding 50S ribosomal protein L25/general stress protein Ctc: MEKLFVEKRNCKNSNKIRREGKVPGVIYGKNLNNLMFEVGEIELNSMISQVGEHGVTDVNYGGADYKVLIKEVQKDPVKKNVIHIDLENVTNSSNLINAEIPILFSGDELIMKKGGVVQKEKNSVKVRCPGEKLPNNIMVDLSQYDIGKTFRISDLELGEDITFMESLDSTIASIFFG; encoded by the coding sequence ATGGAAAAGTTATTTGTAGAAAAAAGAAATTGTAAAAATAGTAATAAAATAAGAAGAGAAGGAAAAGTACCAGGTGTAATATATGGAAAAAATTTAAATAATTTAATGTTTGAAGTAGGAGAAATAGAATTAAACAGTATGATTTCACAAGTAGGGGAACATGGAGTAACAGATGTGAATTATGGAGGAGCAGATTATAAAGTTCTTATAAAAGAGGTTCAAAAAGATCCAGTAAAAAAGAATGTAATACATATAGATTTGGAGAATGTTACTAATAGTTCTAATTTAATTAATGCAGAAATACCAATACTTTTTTCAGGTGATGAATTAATCATGAAAAAGGGAGGAGTAGTTCAAAAAGAAAAAAATAGTGTTAAAGTAAGATGTCCAGGGGAAAAACTTCCTAATAATATAATGGTAGATTTATCTCAATATGATATTGGGAAAACATTTAGAATATCAGATTTAGAATTAGGAGAAGATATAACTTTTATGGAAAGTTTAGATAGTACTATAGCCTCTATATTCTTTGGATAA